One genomic window of Bartonella sp. JB63 includes the following:
- the pepN gene encoding aminopeptidase N, with amino-acid sequence MKQETIPVYRLEDYQPTPYAIPKTQLDFCLKPTKTVVKAILSIEPRKNTKELTPLVLSGDELTLISVTINGKELAKNAYKSTSSKLEITAPPITPFTLQIVTELNPENNRQLMGLYLSNGVYCTQCEAEGFRRITYFYDRPDILSTYSVKIEADSQTIPILLSNGNLIEIGTLENKRHFAIWEDPYPKPSYLFALVGGNLDQLEDHFITASGRHIKLGIYVEKGKTKQATYAMNALKRSMRWDEQCFGREYDLDVFNIVAVSDFNMGAMENKGLNIFNDKYILADPETATDKDYRNIERIIAHEYFHNWTGNRITCRDWFQLCLKEGLTVYRDQEFSADQNIHSLQRIENIKMLKATQFPEDSGPLSHPVRPRQYSQINNFYTTTIYEKGAEIVRMVHTILGSKLFRKGMDLYFRRHDGQACTIEDFIACFAEVSDQDFSQFMLWYEQAGTPHVEIDSHYNDGILTIYAKQHIPPTPQQSNKKPMFIPIAFGLLGHEGKSLTYEADTTIQSDVMLLSKETQTFQLKGLSEKPILSLLRDFSAPIILQTPLNENELIFLAQNDSNQINRWQSLNTLITQALIRAIQDKTLEKATMPSNLLKLIETIIKDENLEPEFRAFCLNLPSESELAHAIGKNIDPDRIYYVRNQFLASIAHTHQELLTEFYVKMQVKEPYSPNVEQTGKRALRNIILDYLSIAEANPKRAATQYAVSNNMTDRIASMTILVQRFNKSEQANEVLNDFENRYRHDPLIMDKWFSIQAMVAGSSTLDCVQKLTKHPLFSQDNPNRVRALIGAFASGNQTGFNRTDGASYHFLCQTILEIDPKNSQLASRLLTIMRSWRQLEPIRQKKLESALKTIAAAPKLSSDVTDIINRTLA; translated from the coding sequence ATGAAACAAGAAACAATTCCTGTTTATCGTTTAGAAGATTATCAACCAACACCCTATGCTATACCTAAAACACAACTTGATTTCTGTCTGAAACCAACAAAAACTGTTGTTAAAGCAATATTGTCTATTGAACCTCGTAAAAATACAAAAGAATTAACACCTCTCGTACTTTCTGGAGATGAGCTAACATTAATTTCTGTTACTATCAATGGCAAAGAATTAGCTAAAAATGCTTATAAAAGCACTTCTTCAAAATTAGAAATTACTGCTCCTCCCATAACTCCTTTCACATTACAAATAGTTACAGAATTGAATCCCGAAAATAATCGTCAACTTATGGGACTTTATCTTTCAAATGGTGTATATTGCACACAATGCGAAGCAGAAGGTTTTCGCCGCATTACTTATTTTTATGATCGCCCAGATATTCTTTCTACCTACTCAGTAAAAATTGAAGCAGACTCTCAAACGATCCCAATCTTGCTTTCTAATGGTAATCTCATTGAAATAGGAACCCTTGAAAATAAGCGGCATTTTGCTATTTGGGAGGACCCTTATCCAAAACCATCTTATCTCTTTGCTTTAGTCGGTGGAAATCTTGACCAACTTGAGGATCATTTTATCACTGCTTCTGGACGGCATATCAAACTTGGTATCTATGTGGAAAAAGGTAAAACCAAACAAGCAACTTATGCGATGAATGCCCTCAAACGTTCCATGCGTTGGGATGAACAATGTTTCGGACGTGAATATGATTTGGATGTTTTCAACATTGTTGCCGTCTCTGACTTCAATATGGGTGCGATGGAAAACAAAGGTCTCAACATCTTTAATGATAAATATATCCTTGCAGATCCTGAAACAGCAACTGATAAAGATTATAGAAACATTGAACGCATCATTGCGCATGAATATTTCCATAATTGGACTGGTAATCGTATTACCTGTCGCGATTGGTTTCAACTTTGTTTAAAAGAAGGATTAACTGTCTATCGTGATCAGGAATTTTCTGCGGATCAAAATATACACAGCCTGCAAAGGATTGAAAACATAAAAATGTTGAAAGCTACTCAATTTCCTGAAGATTCTGGTCCTCTATCTCATCCTGTGCGTCCTCGTCAATATAGTCAAATCAATAATTTTTATACTACAACTATCTATGAAAAAGGAGCAGAAATAGTGCGCATGGTGCATACTATCTTGGGCTCTAAACTCTTTCGTAAAGGTATGGATCTCTATTTTCGACGCCATGATGGACAAGCTTGTACTATTGAAGATTTTATCGCTTGTTTTGCTGAAGTATCAGATCAAGATTTCTCACAATTTATGTTATGGTACGAACAGGCAGGTACTCCCCATGTAGAAATTGATAGCCATTATAATGATGGTATTTTAACAATTTATGCAAAGCAACATATTCCACCAACACCACAACAAAGTAACAAGAAACCGATGTTTATCCCAATTGCCTTTGGTCTATTAGGACATGAGGGAAAATCACTTACCTATGAGGCTGATACAACTATTCAATCAGATGTTATGTTACTATCTAAGGAAACTCAAACCTTTCAATTAAAAGGACTGAGTGAAAAGCCTATTTTGTCACTCTTGCGAGATTTTTCTGCTCCTATTATTTTACAAACTCCACTTAATGAAAACGAGCTGATTTTTCTTGCTCAAAATGATAGCAATCAAATCAATCGTTGGCAGTCATTGAATACCCTTATAACACAAGCCCTTATTCGAGCAATTCAAGACAAAACACTCGAAAAAGCAACTATGCCCTCTAATTTATTAAAGCTGATTGAGACCATTATCAAAGATGAAAACTTAGAACCCGAATTTCGGGCATTTTGTTTAAATTTACCAAGCGAAAGTGAACTTGCACACGCAATCGGTAAAAATATAGATCCAGATCGAATCTACTATGTGCGTAATCAATTTTTAGCCTCTATTGCACATACCCATCAAGAACTTTTAACAGAATTCTATGTAAAAATGCAGGTAAAAGAACCCTATTCACCAAATGTTGAACAAACTGGGAAAAGAGCATTACGCAACATTATATTAGACTATCTCTCTATTGCCGAAGCTAATCCAAAGCGTGCTGCCACACAATATGCAGTGTCTAATAATATGACTGATCGCATTGCCAGCATGACAATCTTAGTACAACGCTTTAACAAAAGCGAACAAGCAAATGAGGTTTTAAATGATTTTGAAAACCGATATCGTCATGATCCTTTGATTATGGATAAATGGTTTTCAATTCAAGCAATGGTTGCAGGATCATCAACACTTGATTGTGTTCAAAAACTCACAAAACATCCGCTTTTTTCACAAGATAATCCTAATAGAGTACGTGCTTTAATTGGTGCCTTTGCCTCTGGTAATCAAACAGGTTTTAACAGAACTGATGGTGCATCCTATCATTTTCTTTGCCAAACCATTTTAGAAATTGACCCAAAAAATTCACAACTTGCTTCACGACTATTAACAATTATGCGCTCTTGGAGACAATTGGAACCTATTCGACAAAAAAAACTCGAATCTGCATTAAAAACAATTGCAGCAGCACCAAAATTATCAAGTGATGTGACAGATATCATCAATCGTACACTTGCTTAG
- a CDS encoding uracil-DNA glycosylase translates to MSKKIKDLISNEDLLNFYKESGVDAALTEVPINRFNQATPLELKLNQACNTLYHKQISPTIKSHTFPTYNPDKIQPALPAVEIAKNAQTLDELKSALLSFNGCSLKITAKNTCFSDGTAGSPLMLIGEAPGREEDIQGIPFVGKAGILLNKILASIGFTRQNVYIANTIPWRPPGNRTPTPREVALCRPFIERQIFLAKPRILIALGGTAAQFFTGVQSGIIRIRGKWLTYENEDLKIPVMPTFHPAYLLRTPSQKKLTWIDFLEVKNHLNNL, encoded by the coding sequence ATGTCAAAAAAAATAAAAGACTTAATCTCAAATGAAGATCTGCTCAACTTTTATAAAGAAAGTGGCGTTGATGCTGCGCTTACTGAGGTTCCTATTAATCGCTTCAATCAAGCTACTCCTTTAGAACTGAAATTAAACCAAGCATGCAATACCCTCTATCATAAACAAATATCACCAACCATAAAATCGCATACCTTTCCAACCTATAATCCTGATAAAATACAACCTGCGCTCCCAGCTGTAGAGATAGCAAAAAATGCCCAAACACTTGATGAGTTGAAATCTGCCCTTCTCTCTTTTAACGGCTGCTCATTAAAAATAACAGCTAAAAATACCTGTTTTTCAGATGGAACAGCAGGAAGTCCACTGATGCTTATAGGTGAAGCTCCAGGAAGAGAAGAAGATATACAAGGAATTCCATTTGTAGGAAAAGCAGGCATATTACTTAACAAAATACTAGCATCAATTGGTTTCACAAGACAAAATGTTTACATAGCAAATACTATTCCTTGGCGCCCACCAGGAAATCGCACGCCAACGCCACGTGAAGTTGCATTATGTCGTCCCTTTATTGAACGCCAAATTTTTCTAGCCAAGCCTCGTATTCTTATAGCACTAGGAGGCACTGCTGCACAATTTTTTACAGGGGTTCAGAGTGGAATTATTCGAATAAGAGGTAAATGGCTTACTTATGAAAATGAAGATCTTAAAATACCCGTTATGCCAACCTTTCATCCTGCTTATCTTTTACGAACGCCTAGTCAAAAAAAGCTTACATGGATAGACTTTTTAGAAGTGAAAAACCATTTAAATAATCTTTAG
- a CDS encoding hydroxymethylpyrimidine/phosphomethylpyrimidine kinase: protein MALMPSILIVAGTDPTGGAGIVRDIETATHLQTKANLAITAVNVQDNNHVAEIVPMSREIIAAQMRVALKNNSIHAIKIGMTGTQEIIEGICDILKDYYNIPTVLDPVLIASSGGQLTTEKIIDIMLNKLLPHIDLLTPNMEELALLSQSDLASNHEEAIQQAQKLLSFGPRHILIKGGHTEGNFATDSLIDKTEVINISSPRLKGTMRGTGCILSSAIASHLALKQSMIEAIKNAKAYTYTLLMKHCQKDC from the coding sequence ATGGCGTTAATGCCTTCTATACTTATCGTTGCAGGTACCGACCCAACAGGAGGAGCTGGTATTGTTCGGGATATAGAAACAGCAACACATCTTCAAACAAAAGCAAATTTAGCAATCACAGCTGTTAACGTGCAAGATAACAACCATGTTGCTGAAATTGTACCCATGAGTAGAGAAATTATTGCTGCACAAATGCGTGTTGCGCTCAAAAATAATTCAATACATGCAATCAAAATCGGTATGACAGGAACCCAAGAAATTATAGAAGGGATCTGCGATATCTTAAAAGACTATTATAATATTCCAACCGTTCTTGATCCTGTGCTTATTGCCTCATCAGGAGGTCAACTTACCACAGAAAAAATCATAGACATTATGCTCAATAAACTGCTTCCTCATATTGATCTTTTAACACCTAATATGGAAGAGCTCGCTCTTCTCAGCCAAAGCGATTTGGCTTCTAATCATGAAGAAGCAATCCAACAAGCACAAAAACTTCTTTCATTTGGTCCACGCCATATATTAATAAAAGGTGGACATACCGAAGGTAATTTTGCAACTGACAGCTTAATTGATAAAACTGAAGTTATAAATATTTCCTCTCCGCGTTTAAAAGGAACAATGCGTGGAACAGGCTGCATCCTTTCAAGTGCTATTGCTTCACATCTAGCATTAAAACAATCGATGATTGAAGCCATAAAAAATGCGAAAGCGTACACTTACACATTACTTATGAAGCATTGCCAAAAGGATTGTTAA
- a CDS encoding thiamine phosphate synthase encodes MKIDPFYLIVDSADWVERLVPFGVKLIQLRMKDKDTETIIQHIKRAKNICNKFKAQLIINDYWKIAIDEKCDFIHLGQEDLKNTDISALRKSGIKFGLSTHNEHELDISLSISPEYIALGPIYPTILKKMKWSPQGLEKIKQWRNQIGSLPLVGIGGLTPERAIDVLKVGANSAAVVTDIILNKKPEERVQQWIKVTQAWR; translated from the coding sequence ATGAAAATTGACCCATTTTATCTTATTGTTGATAGTGCTGACTGGGTTGAACGTTTAGTTCCCTTTGGGGTGAAGTTAATACAATTACGCATGAAAGATAAAGATACGGAAACAATCATTCAACATATAAAACGAGCAAAAAATATATGTAATAAATTTAAAGCGCAATTAATTATTAATGATTATTGGAAAATAGCCATTGATGAAAAATGTGATTTTATTCACCTTGGACAAGAAGATTTAAAAAATACCGATATTTCAGCACTCCGTAAAAGTGGTATAAAATTTGGTCTTAGCACTCATAATGAACATGAACTCGATATCAGTCTATCTATTTCTCCTGAATATATTGCACTTGGTCCTATTTATCCGACAATCTTAAAAAAAATGAAATGGTCCCCACAAGGACTAGAAAAAATAAAACAATGGAGAAATCAAATTGGTTCTTTGCCTTTAGTAGGCATTGGTGGTTTAACACCGGAACGCGCAATTGATGTTTTAAAAGTTGGAGCAAATAGCGCTGCTGTTGTAACTGATATTATTTTAAATAAAAAACCCGAAGAACGTGTTCAACAGTGGATAAAGGTGACTCAAGCATGGCGTTAA
- a CDS encoding thiazole synthase, with the protein MLNFYGREFSSRLLLGTAQYPSPEVLRKAIHKSGTEIITVSLRRETAGGKQSGQFWQFLKELDITVLPNTAGCYTVKEAVTTAQLARDLFKTPWIKLEVIGNPDTLQPNIFSLVEAAEVLNNEGFQIFAYTTDDLIVAEKLFEVGCRVIMPWCAPIGSAKGPRDTDGLRSIRAYLPDLTLVIDAGIGRPSHATIAMELGYDAVLLNTAVAKAGDPVLMAEAFSKAITAGYMGYKAGLLEARNVAVPSTPVIGKAIFS; encoded by the coding sequence ATGTTGAATTTTTATGGACGCGAATTCTCTTCCCGCCTTTTATTAGGTACGGCTCAATATCCTTCACCAGAAGTCCTTCGTAAAGCTATTCATAAATCTGGTACGGAAATTATAACAGTTTCATTACGCCGAGAAACTGCAGGTGGAAAACAAAGCGGACAATTTTGGCAGTTTCTTAAAGAACTTGACATAACAGTGCTTCCCAATACTGCTGGTTGTTATACTGTTAAGGAAGCTGTAACAACAGCCCAATTAGCACGAGATCTTTTTAAAACGCCTTGGATTAAGCTTGAAGTTATTGGTAATCCGGATACATTACAGCCAAATATTTTTTCTTTAGTTGAAGCAGCGGAAGTTTTAAATAATGAAGGGTTTCAAATTTTTGCCTATACGACCGACGATCTTATTGTTGCTGAAAAACTCTTTGAAGTTGGTTGCCGTGTCATTATGCCTTGGTGTGCTCCTATTGGATCTGCCAAAGGTCCCCGTGATACTGATGGGTTGCGTTCTATTCGTGCTTATCTCCCTGATCTTACTCTTGTTATTGATGCTGGTATTGGACGTCCATCCCATGCTACCATTGCTATGGAACTTGGCTATGATGCAGTACTACTCAATACAGCTGTTGCTAAAGCAGGTGATCCTGTATTAATGGCTGAAGCATTTTCCAAAGCTATTACAGCAGGATATATGGGTTACAAAGCAGGATTACTCGAAGCACGCAATGTAGCAGTTCCTTCAACACCGGTTATTGGCAAAGCAATATTTTCATGA
- the thiS gene encoding sulfur carrier protein ThiS produces MKISVNGEIIETKVIYLNLLLDELGYESNWLATAVNAKVVSIDERNQFVLHEGDRIEILSPMQGG; encoded by the coding sequence ATGAAAATATCTGTCAATGGTGAAATAATTGAAACAAAAGTAATCTACCTCAATTTACTTCTTGATGAATTAGGTTATGAAAGCAATTGGCTAGCAACAGCTGTTAATGCTAAAGTTGTTTCTATTGATGAACGCAACCAATTTGTCTTGCATGAAGGAGATAGAATTGAAATTCTAAGCCCAATGCAAGGAGGTTAA
- a CDS encoding FAD-dependent oxidoreductase, producing MKNILIKGAGVGGLTVAFMLQQKGVSVTISAPFHSPIGTASWYAGGMLAPYCEKESSEQIVEDLGVQAMQWWSEILPEIVTQKGTLVVAPNRDIAELERFSKRTNNYKTIDNTEIAYLEPDLAGRFNRALFYEAEAHLDPRKALVTLKEILIKNGTCFVDIGISEENFNIIIDATGTAYLGKDKNIRGVRGEMLLVRSTDIKISRPIRLLHPRIPIYVVPRQNNIFMIGATMIESDFSGAISARSMMEFLNAAYTLHPAFAEAEIIESGVGVRPCYPNNLPYVHKHDNYISINGFYRHGFLLSPAMAKQAVKLALE from the coding sequence TTGAAAAATATTCTTATCAAAGGTGCAGGCGTAGGTGGTTTAACAGTCGCCTTTATGCTACAACAAAAAGGTGTATCTGTTACTATATCTGCCCCTTTCCACTCTCCTATAGGAACTGCAAGCTGGTATGCAGGAGGCATGTTAGCACCTTACTGTGAAAAAGAAAGTTCCGAGCAAATCGTCGAGGATCTTGGTGTACAAGCTATGCAATGGTGGAGTGAAATACTTCCTGAAATTGTGACACAAAAAGGTACTTTGGTCGTTGCTCCCAACCGAGATATAGCAGAGCTCGAACGATTTTCAAAACGTACAAATAATTATAAAACCATAGACAATACAGAAATAGCATATCTTGAACCTGATCTTGCAGGACGTTTTAACCGTGCACTTTTTTACGAAGCTGAAGCACACCTTGATCCACGCAAAGCACTAGTCACTTTAAAAGAGATTCTTATAAAAAATGGCACTTGTTTTGTTGATATAGGAATATCCGAAGAGAATTTTAATATTATCATTGATGCAACAGGAACAGCATATTTAGGCAAAGATAAAAATATACGAGGAGTTCGCGGTGAAATGCTTTTAGTACGCAGCACAGATATTAAAATTTCTCGTCCGATTCGCCTCCTCCATCCACGTATTCCAATCTATGTGGTACCCAGACAAAATAATATCTTTATGATTGGAGCAACAATGATTGAAAGTGACTTTAGTGGTGCTATTTCGGCAAGATCAATGATGGAATTTCTTAATGCAGCTTATACTCTGCACCCTGCTTTTGCTGAAGCAGAGATTATTGAATCTGGCGTTGGTGTTCGTCCGTGCTATCCTAATAATTTGCCTTATGTTCACAAACATGACAATTATATCTCTATTAACGGCTTTTATAGACATGGTTTCCTTTTATCTCCAGCAATGGCAAAACAAGCAGTAAAATTAGCGTTGGAGTAA
- the thiC gene encoding phosphomethylpyrimidine synthase ThiC gives MQKNTPLINFYPFPASRKIYQQSLLFPNVRVPLREISLTDSSHEETLKVYDTSGSYTDEDATIDITKGLPAISTPWLSERSDIESYPARLIKPADNGFAHDKNLAPTFEQMRPVFRAKNGKAVTQIAYARAGIITAEMEYVAIRENEGLVAKDQQKISGETFGASIPEIYTAEFVRNEIACGRAIIPQNINHPECEPMIIGRNFRVKINANIGNSAVTSSMAEEVEKMVWAIRWGADTVMDLSTGRNIHNIREWIIRNSPVPIGTVPIYQALEKVHGIAENLTWDIFRDTLIEQAEQGVDYFTIHAGLRLPFIPLTINRITGIVSRGGSIIAKWCLHHHKENFLYEHFDEICDIARMYDVSLSLGDGLRPGSLADANDEAQFAELKTLGELTKIAWAKDVQIMIEGPGHVPMHKIKENMEKQLTLCHEAPFYTLGPLTTDIAPGYDHITSAIGAAMIGWFGTAMLCYVTPKEHLGLPDKNDVKTGVITYKIAAHAADLAKGLPGAQLRDNALSRARFDFRWRDQFNLSLDPDTACAFHDQTMPKDAHKLVHFCSMCGPKFCSMRISHDIRDAATTRKNEGMIAMAEKYQKNGDLYIENIPSRKEVANS, from the coding sequence GTGCAAAAAAATACTCCATTAATTAATTTTTATCCCTTTCCTGCTTCACGTAAAATTTATCAACAGAGCCTTCTCTTTCCTAACGTGCGCGTACCATTACGTGAAATTTCGCTGACAGACAGTAGTCATGAAGAAACTTTAAAGGTTTATGATACTTCAGGTTCTTACACCGATGAAGATGCAACTATTGATATTACAAAAGGATTGCCTGCTATCAGTACACCTTGGCTATCTGAGCGTTCTGATATCGAATCTTATCCTGCTAGATTAATTAAACCCGCAGATAATGGTTTTGCTCATGATAAAAACCTTGCACCAACTTTTGAACAAATGCGCCCTGTTTTTCGCGCAAAAAATGGTAAAGCAGTCACACAAATAGCTTATGCACGTGCGGGTATTATTACAGCAGAAATGGAATATGTTGCTATACGTGAAAATGAAGGTTTAGTAGCAAAAGATCAACAAAAAATATCGGGTGAAACATTTGGCGCATCAATACCAGAAATCTATACTGCAGAATTTGTTCGTAATGAAATTGCCTGCGGACGTGCTATTATTCCTCAAAATATCAATCATCCAGAATGTGAACCAATGATTATTGGACGTAATTTTCGTGTTAAAATTAATGCTAATATTGGTAATTCAGCAGTTACTTCATCGATGGCAGAAGAAGTTGAAAAGATGGTTTGGGCTATTCGTTGGGGTGCAGATACAGTTATGGATCTTTCCACAGGTCGTAATATTCATAATATTCGTGAATGGATTATTCGAAACTCTCCTGTTCCCATTGGAACTGTCCCGATTTATCAGGCACTCGAAAAAGTGCATGGTATCGCCGAAAATTTAACATGGGATATTTTTCGTGACACCTTGATTGAACAAGCAGAACAGGGTGTTGATTACTTTACCATTCATGCAGGATTAAGATTACCATTTATCCCTCTAACTATTAACCGCATAACAGGTATTGTTTCACGAGGTGGTTCTATTATTGCTAAGTGGTGCCTTCATCACCATAAAGAAAATTTTCTGTATGAACATTTTGATGAAATTTGTGATATTGCACGCATGTATGATGTCTCTCTTTCATTAGGAGACGGATTGCGTCCAGGTTCTCTTGCGGACGCAAACGATGAAGCCCAATTTGCCGAACTTAAAACTTTGGGAGAACTAACAAAAATTGCATGGGCAAAAGATGTACAGATTATGATTGAAGGACCTGGTCATGTACCAATGCATAAAATTAAAGAAAATATGGAAAAACAACTAACCCTCTGCCATGAAGCACCCTTTTATACTTTGGGGCCTCTTACAACTGATATTGCTCCCGGATATGATCATATCACATCGGCGATTGGTGCTGCTATGATTGGTTGGTTTGGTACTGCCATGCTTTGCTATGTAACACCTAAAGAACACCTAGGATTACCAGATAAAAATGATGTAAAAACTGGTGTGATCACTTATAAAATTGCAGCTCATGCTGCTGATCTTGCGAAAGGCTTGCCTGGAGCACAATTACGCGATAATGCCCTTTCACGTGCACGATTTGATTTTCGATGGCGTGATCAATTTAATCTTTCTCTTGATCCGGATACAGCATGTGCTTTCCATGATCAAACAATGCCTAAAGATGCCCATAAATTGGTGCATTTTTGTTCTATGTGTGGACCAAAATTCTGCTCAATGCGTATTTCCCATGATATTCGTGATGCAGCAACAACAAGAAAAAATGAAGGCATGATTGCTATGGCTGAAAAATATCAAAAAAATGGTGATCTCTATATAGAAAATATTCCTTCTAGAAAAGAGGTAGCAAACAGTTGA
- a CDS encoding porin has protein sequence MNIKTFLLSSTLALSGVFGAQAASAITAKPEPIEYVRACDAYGSGYFYIPGTETCIRVSGNVRADIAGGDNINAKTDADLANGQKTYRTTSRLTLIFQAASETELGTLRSYAEIRSQWSKGKDSSGGQLRAAYIELGGFRVGLDDTIFKSWTGGYGKVINDDNIAPAGDTRTNVISYTFNADSGFSAIIGVELGNASGPSLKTSASEKIDYYYIDKDSKIVRVDDTDLPSKQTKDYNPNILFGMKFMQKWGGVSTVVAYDAYYKKWAGKARVDFNVNNNLNLWAMGGYKNNLDYYIVDTVGINNVLSRQNTTIYANWGGKWAAWIGGTYKIHPKANLNAQVSYSAIKTFSTSLNVAYKLVPGFVITPEITYLSWKDDRTFKSKENNTTIYSNALNGRSALQGMIRFQRSF, from the coding sequence ATGAATATTAAAACCTTCCTTTTAAGCTCTACATTAGCTCTTTCCGGAGTTTTTGGAGCTCAAGCAGCTTCAGCTATTACAGCAAAACCAGAACCTATAGAATACGTACGTGCTTGTGATGCATACGGCTCAGGATACTTCTATATTCCTGGAACAGAAACATGCATTCGCGTCTCTGGTAATGTCCGCGCTGATATTGCAGGTGGTGATAATATTAATGCAAAAACCGATGCTGATTTAGCAAATGGTCAAAAAACTTATCGCACAACTTCACGCTTAACCCTTATTTTCCAAGCTGCTTCTGAAACTGAATTAGGAACACTTCGTTCATACGCAGAAATTCGCTCACAATGGAGTAAAGGAAAGGATAGTTCTGGTGGGCAACTTCGTGCTGCTTATATTGAACTGGGTGGTTTTCGTGTAGGTCTTGATGACACAATCTTCAAGAGTTGGACCGGTGGTTATGGCAAAGTTATTAATGATGACAACATAGCACCAGCAGGTGATACACGTACTAATGTTATTTCTTATACTTTTAATGCTGATTCCGGTTTTTCTGCTATTATCGGAGTTGAATTGGGTAATGCTTCAGGCCCTTCTCTTAAAACAAGTGCTTCTGAGAAGATCGACTACTATTATATCGATAAAGATAGCAAAATTGTTCGTGTTGATGATACCGATCTTCCTAGTAAACAAACTAAAGACTACAACCCTAATATCTTGTTTGGTATGAAATTTATGCAAAAATGGGGTGGTGTTTCAACTGTTGTCGCTTATGATGCTTATTATAAAAAATGGGCTGGTAAAGCACGTGTAGATTTTAATGTTAATAATAATTTGAATCTTTGGGCAATGGGAGGTTATAAAAATAACTTAGATTACTATATAGTGGATACAGTAGGTATTAATAATGTATTGTCACGCCAGAATACAACTATCTATGCAAATTGGGGTGGTAAGTGGGCAGCTTGGATTGGTGGAACTTACAAAATCCATCCAAAAGCAAATTTAAATGCTCAAGTGTCTTATAGTGCTATAAAAACTTTCTCAACATCACTTAATGTTGCATACAAATTGGTTCCAGGATTTGTTATTACACCTGAAATAACTTATCTTTCTTGGAAAGATGACCGTACTTTCAAAAGTAAAGAAAATAATACAACAATCTATAGCAATGCATTGAATGGAAGAAGTGCTTTGCAAGGTATGATTCGTTTCCAACGTTCATTTTAA
- a CDS encoding heme ABC transporter ATP-binding protein — translation MIEAINICIQLGKTHILNHVHLQAKSGNLTIIIGPNGSGKSTFIKALSGEIPYNGTMTLNGYDINQTQADKMAMIRAVLPQSTTLAFPFLVHEVVRLGLSINQINITEAQLKSLPQKALKRVGLADYGNRYYHQLSGGEQARVQLARVLCQIWDPVYNGVARWLILDEPIANLDLQHQLIVMNIIKNFARRGGGVLAVLHDLNLAAHYADKIILLKQGKIYCEGDASNVLTTENLREAYHCSLRVSEVPKKNIPFILPQTTPHL, via the coding sequence ATGATTGAAGCAATTAATATCTGTATTCAACTTGGGAAAACGCATATTCTTAATCACGTTCATCTTCAAGCTAAAAGTGGTAACCTCACTATTATTATTGGCCCGAATGGATCTGGAAAAAGCACCTTTATAAAAGCACTTAGCGGAGAAATTCCTTATAATGGCACAATGACCCTGAATGGTTATGATATTAACCAAACACAAGCTGATAAAATGGCAATGATACGTGCAGTTCTACCACAATCAACGACACTAGCATTTCCATTTTTGGTTCATGAAGTGGTAAGACTTGGTCTTTCTATTAACCAAATTAACATCACAGAAGCTCAATTAAAAAGCCTCCCTCAAAAAGCTTTAAAACGTGTTGGTCTAGCAGACTATGGAAACCGATATTATCACCAATTATCCGGTGGTGAACAAGCTAGAGTTCAACTTGCTCGTGTACTTTGTCAAATATGGGATCCAGTTTATAACGGAGTCGCTCGTTGGCTAATATTAGATGAACCCATTGCCAACCTTGATTTACAACATCAGCTTATTGTCATGAATATTATAAAAAATTTTGCTCGTCGTGGTGGTGGTGTTCTTGCTGTTCTACACGACCTCAATCTTGCTGCTCATTATGCAGATAAAATAATATTATTAAAACAAGGAAAAATTTATTGTGAAGGAGATGCTTCCAATGTTTTAACAACAGAAAATCTGCGTGAAGCTTATCATTGCTCACTCAGGGTTTCTGAAGTACCTAAAAAAAACATCCCTTTCATACTACCACAAACAACACCTCATTTATAA